Sequence from the Abyssisolibacter fermentans genome:
AGCAGAGGAGAAGAATATACTAAAACGTTTAAAAAACTTATCTATAAATTGAAATAATTATAAAAAGGGGCTGTGAAAATACTTTTTGAATCGCCCCTTTAAGGATAATACATACTTTAAGGATTTGGATCATCTTGTCTGGTATTTATCAATGTTTTCTCTCCATTTACTTCTATTTTTCTTACTGACATATTTCCAGGGTGACTAATTGAATTATCACTCGGAGATAATTTTATCAAATCAATATTTGGTGTCATATAAAGATCTAAAGTGTGACTAATTTCCATATCATAGTTATTGTTATAAATAAGATCTGCCTCAGGTTCAATTATTGTTTTTTTTCTTGCCAAATTATCCACCTCTCTTTTTAATAGTATTTGCAGAAAAATAAAAAATGAAACATTTATATAATTATTTTAAGACAGACACTAATAAACCAATGACATTTACAATATGTTTATTAATCTTAAATTAACAAACTAACTACATAAAAGCACCTGTTAATGGTTAACAACAGGTGCTTTTATGAGTATATTTATCTTCTAAGATGAAAATATATAACTAAAATGTTAAAATATTTACGAGATACGTCACATTATTGTACTCCGATTCGTTATATAAGTGAACGCTAAAAATAGTGTCATTTAGAAAAAAGGAGGTGTTTTGTTATGAAATCAAATAATATTGAAGAAATTGTTAATGAATTCCAATTTAGAATTTATAAATATAGTTATCAAATGGTGCGGTGTAAAGAAACAGCGGAAGATATTACTCAAGAGGTTTTCATTAAATTCTTTCAGTTATCTAATAAAAAGCAATATAATCATAGCTATTTATATACAATAGCTCATAATAAATGTATTGATCAACTAAGAAAGGAAAAAAGAAAGAGTATGTTTCTTAAGGAATATAAAGAAAAAACACATGAAGCTTTAGTTGAGAATTTAGTATCAAAGGACAAATATAGTTATGAGCTAGAGACTATCTTGAATACCCTAACCAGTTATGAAAGGAGTGTGTTTTTACTTAAAAGTGTAAATCAACTGTCTTATAAGGAAATAGCTGAAATTTTGAATAAAAAAGAACCAGCATTAAGAAAACAATTTCAAAGAGCAAAAACAAAAATTGAAAGGAAGCTTAATAAAGGGAGGGAGAGGTATGATAATGAAGAAGTTTCAGTCTTTTGATGATGTTGAAAAATATTTAAAGACA
This genomic interval carries:
- a CDS encoding RNA polymerase sigma factor, coding for MKSNNIEEIVNEFQFRIYKYSYQMVRCKETAEDITQEVFIKFFQLSNKKQYNHSYLYTIAHNKCIDQLRKEKRKSMFLKEYKEKTHEALVENLVSKDKYSYELETILNTLTSYERSVFLLKSVNQLSYKEIAEILNKKEPALRKQFQRAKTKIERKLNKGRERYDNEEVSVF